One genomic segment of Cygnus olor isolate bCygOlo1 chromosome 20, bCygOlo1.pri.v2, whole genome shotgun sequence includes these proteins:
- the RPA1 gene encoding replication protein A 70 kDa DNA-binding subunit, translating to MTRRKRERGSERREDLAVAERGGSGGTMSVRLSEGAIAAIMQGENVTKPVLQVINTRAIATGNGPPRYRVLMSDGVNTLSSFMLATQLNSLVEEERLSAQCICQVNRFIVNSLKDGRRVVILMDLDVLKTADMVGGNIGNPVPYNEGQGQQRSSAPAANAAPNKPQQQNGSVSVAGPPAPKYHAPSNQFSKASAPSAMKTPGGSQAKVVPIASLNPYQSKWTICARVTQKGQIRTWSNSRGEGKLFSIELVDESGEIRATAFNDQADKFFPLIELNKVYYFTKGNLKTANKQYTAVKNDYEITFTNETSVVPCDDAQHLPSVQFEFVSISELENTPKDSIVDVIGICKSYEDVTKITVKASNREVSKRNVHLMDTSGKLVTATLWGNEAETFDGSRQPVVAIRGARVSDFGGRSLSVLSSSTVVVNPDTPEAFKLRGWFDSEGQLLECSSISDVRGGSASGVNTNWKTLFEAKAENLGQGDKADYFSCVGTVVHLRKENCMYQACPSQDCNKKVIDQQNGLYRCEKCDREFPNFKYRMMLLVTIADCLEYQWVTCFQDTAEFILGQSAAFLGELKEKNEQAFEEVFQNANFNTYEFRIRVKLETYNDESRIKATAVDVKPVNYREYSKRLIANIRRNAQLG from the exons ATGACGCGCCGGAAGCGGGAGCGCGGCTCGGAGCGGCGGGAGGATTTGGCGGTGGCGGAGCGCGGCGGGAGCGGCGGCACCATGAGCGTGCGGCTCAGCGAGGGCGCCATCGCG gccaTCATGCAGGGGGAGAACGTCACGAAGCCTGTGCTGCAAGTCATC AATACACGGGCCATTGCTACAGGAAATGGGCCTCCACGTTACCGAGTGTTGATGAGCGATGGGGTTAACACGCTGTCCT CCTTCATGTTGGCAACGCAGCTGAACTCTCTCGTGGAAGAGGAACGCTTATCAGCCCAGTGTATTTGCCAGGTTAACAGATTCATTGTCAACAGCTTGAAAGATGGAAG gAGAGTGGTTATCTTGATGGACTTAGATGTTCTGAAAACTGCTGATATGGTTGGTGGTAATATTGGCAATCCAGTGCCGTACAACGAAG ggcaggggcagcagcgtTCTTCAGCTCCAGCGGCAAATGCAGCACCCAACAAACCACAGCAACAAAATGGCAGTGTGTCAGTAGCAG ggCCTCCTGCTCCAAAGTACCACGCTCCCTCAAACCAGTTCAGTAAAGCGAGTGCTCCCAGCGCAATGAAGACACCAGGGGGATCTCAGGCTAAAGTAGTGCCGATTGCCAGCTTGAATCCATACCAATCTAA GTGGACCATTTGCGCTCGTGTTACCCAAAAAGGCCAGATCCGCACGTGGAGCAACTCCCGTGGGGAAGGAAAGCTCTTTTCTATAGAGCTAGTTGATGAAAGT GGTGAGATTAGAGCTACTGCGTTCAATGATCAAGCAGACAAGTTCTTTCCTCTCATTGAACTGAACAAG GTATATTATTTTACCAAAGGCAATTTGAAGACTGCTAACAAGCAATATACAGCTGTTAAGAATGACTATGAGATTACATTCACTAATGAGACTTCAGTTGTGCCCTGTGATGATGCCCAGCATCTTCCATCTGTTCAGTTTGAGTTTGTATCCATCTCTGAGTTGGAGAACACACCCAAAGACTCAATTGTCG ATGTAATTGGAATCTGTAAGAGCTATGAAGATGTCACTAAAATTACAGTGAAAGCTAGCAATAGGGAGGTATCAAAGAGGAATGTGCATCTGATGGATACATCAGGGAAACTGGTGACAGCTACGCTATGGGGAAATGAG GCTGAGACGTTTGATGGTTCTAGACAACCTGTGGTAGCCATCAGAGGAGCCCGAGTCTCTGATTTTGGTGGTAGAAGCCTTTCTGTCCTGTCGTCGAGTACAGTTGTCGTCAACCCTGATACCCCAGAGGCTTTTAAGCTTCGAGGATG GTTTGACTCCGAGGGGCAGCTTCTGGAATGCTCCTCGATCTCTGATGTAAGAGGTGGATCAGCATCTGGGGTGAACACCAACTGGAAAACTTTGTTTGAAGCCAAAGCTGAGAACTTGGGACAAGGAGATAAG GCGGATTATTTTAGCTGTGTGGGCACAGTAGTACATCTGCGCAAAGAGAACTGTATGTACCAGGCCTGTCCCTCTCAGGATTGCAATAAGAAAGTGATAGACCAACAGAATGGACTGTATCGTTGTGAAAAGTGTGATCGTGAATTCCCCAATTTCAAGTACCGCATGATGCTTCTG GTGACCATTGCAGACTGTCTAGAGTATCAGTGGGTGACTTGCTTCCAAGACACAGCAGAATTCATTCTTGGGCAAagtgctgctttcctgggagaactgaaggaaaag AATGAGCAGGCATTTGAAGAAGTCTTCCAAAATGCCAACTTCAACACGTATGAGTTCAGGATCAGAGTAAAACTGGAGACTTACAAT gaTGAATCCCGTATTAAGGCTACAGCAGTGGATGTCAAACCCGTAAACTACAGAGAATACAGCAAGAGGTTGATCGCAAACATCAGGAGAAATGCTCAGCTGGGATGA